GGCAAGATAGGCGCCAACTTGGCAACGAGGCAATCCGAGGGTTGCCGCGAGACGATGCCCTTCCATCTTCAGGCTCGGTCGAAGCGACCCTTTCGCGCCCTAATTAATCGCTGTCGGCATACTTCGTCCTTCTGGACGGCCGTGCCTGCGACCCGAACCATGGAGCCACCTTTGCCGGACAAGCATCTCGTTCTCATCCCCGCGCTCTTCTGCGACGAGGCGCTGTACGCGCCTGTCAAGGCGGAGCTCGCCAAGCATGCGACCGTCCACGTCATCGCCGCGCCGCGCGACACGATGGAGGAGAGCGTCGCGGCGATCCTCGAGCAGGCGCCGGAAAGCTTCATCGTCGCGGGAACATCGTACGGCGCAAGCCTAGCGATCGAGGTCGCTCTGGCGGCGCAGGACCGCGTCAAGGGGCTCTGGATCATGGGCTCGAACGCCGGCGCGCCCGACCCGGACCAGAGTGCAGGTCTCGTGCAAGGCATCGAGTCGAACACCGAGGGCGTTATCGGGATGCTGGCCGGCGTCGTCGCGCACCCCTCGAACCCGGACGCGATCCAGACCTTCAAGGACATGGCGGCGCGCGTCGGGCCCGAGCACGCCGGCAAGCAGGCGAAGTCGCTCGCCGCGAAGCGCTCCGTCGAGGCGCACGCGAGCACGCTCGGCATGCCGGTCCTGGCGATCTGGGGGGCCGAGGACAAGATCTCGCCGCCCGGGTCGGCCCGCGGGTTCGTCGCCGACGTCCCGAACGCCGAATGGCACGAGATCGCCGGCTGCGGCCACCTTCCCACCCTGGAGAAGCCCGCCGAGGTGGCGACGATCGCGGGCGCCTGGCTCGACAAGATCGTCGCCTAGGCCAGCGAAAGCCGGGCGGCTGCTCGCGCTCAGTGCGCCGGCAGCCGCTCGTCCTGCGCGAGGTTCGAGAAGCGCGTGTACTCGCCCTCGAAGGCCAGCTCGACGGTGCCGGTCGGCCCATGGCGCTGCTTGCCGATGATTACCTCGGCCTTACCGTAGGCACGCTCCATGTCCTGCTGCCAGGCCAGGAACTCCTCTGTGCCCTCGCGCGGCTGCTTGTTCTTGAGGTAATACTCCTCGCGATAGACGAAGATCACCACATCCGCGTCCTGCTCGATCGAGCCGGACTCGCGAAGGTCGGAAAGCTGCGGACGCTTGTCGTCGCGGCTCTCGACCTGGCGCGAGAGCTGGGACAGCGCCACCACCGGCACGTTCAGCTCCTTGGCCAGCGCCTTCAGGCCGGTCGTGATCTCGGTCAGCTCCTGCACGCGATTGTCGCCGCGCGACTTCGAGCCGGAGAGCAGCTGCAGGTAGTCGACGACCAGAAGGTCGAGCCCGCGCTGGCGCTTGAGGCGGCGGGCGCGCGCGGTCAGCTGGGCGATCGAGATGCCGCCGGTCTGGTCGATGTAGAACGGCGTCTGCTGCATCTCGCGCGCGGCTTCGGCAATGCGGTGGAAGTCGTGCTCGGTGATGTCGCCGCGGCGGATCTTGTAGCCCGGCACCTGCGCCTGCTCGGCGATGATGCGGGTGGCGAGCTGCTCGGACGACATCTCGAGCGAGAAGAAGCCGACGATGCCGCCGTTGACCGTCTCGTGCGCGCCGTCGGGCTTGGTGCGGAATTCGTACGCCTTTGCGATGTTGAAGGCGATGTTGGTGGCGAGCGCCGTCTTGCCCATGCCGGGCGCCCCGCGACGATCACGAGGTCGGACGCCTGCAGGCCGCCCATCATCTTGTCGAGGTCGCTCATGCCGGTGGCGACGCCCGACAGGCCGCCGTCGCGCTCGAAGGCTTTGGCCGCCATGTCGACGGCGGTGGTCAGCGCGTCCGAGAAGCGCTGGAAGCCGCCGTCATAGCGGCCGGACTCGGCGATCGAGTAAAGCTTGCGCTCCGCCTCCTCGATCTGCTCCCGCGGCGAGACGTCGACCGGCGCGTCGTAGGCGCCGTTGACGATATCCTCGCCGATCAGGATCAGGTCGCGCCGCGTCGCGAGGTCGTAGACCGTGCGGCCATAGTCCTCGGTGTTGATGATCGCCGTCGCCTCGGCCGCGAGCCGCGCGAGGTACTGCGGGATGGTGATGCCGCCGAGGTCGGCGTCGCCGAGGAACGTCTTCAGCGTGATCGGCGTCGCGACCTTGCCGGCGCGGATGAGCTGCGAGGCGACATCGAAGATGCGCCGGTGCACCTCCTCGGAAAAATGCTCGGGCTTCAGGAAGTCGGAGACGCGGTCGAAGGCGTCGTTGTTGATGAGGATCGCACCCAGGAGCGCCTGCTCCGCCTCGATGTTGTGGGGCGCGACGCGGAAGGCGGCGTCGGGCTCGCGGGAGGGCCGTGCGGGCACGCGGGCGCGCGCCTGATCCGTCAAGGTCATGCCGAATTTCTTTGAGTGTACAGTGGCTTGCGACCCGTTACGCCGCGCGGTCGCTGACCTTTTGTGGCACGAACCCGCGCCACATGGCTAACGAAAAATTAAGCGCCGAGCTTCGTTTGAAGGCGGTGTGGATTACGGGGTTTCGCGCCAGCCATGGCGAACGCGGAGCAACAATGCAACCTTGAGTTGCGCCGTAAGTTAGGCTTCACCGTAACAGGAAAGCTGGAGCTTTGAGTTGTCCTACAAGCCCGGGGACACCGTTCCCCAGTCAGGCATCTATCGCGTCACGCATGACCCGACACATCGTCAACCGCATGAAGTGACTTGCATTGAGGGGAAGCGTTTTCCCCCTTGCCGTGGGTGCAACCACCCACGTTTCGAGCTGGTCCGCGGCGCCAAGCACATCGATAGCGACAGCGGCTTCGCTTAGCCCGCCGTTGCGGTCGCCGGCCGCAGCTCGCGCGGCAGCGGGAAGAAGACGCTCTCGTCGGCCGTCGAGACGGTCTCGATCTCGAGCTCGAAGCGCTCGGCGAAGGCGTCCATGATCTCCTCGACCAGGACCTCGGGCGCCGAGGCGCCGGCGGTGATGCCGAGCGTGCGCACCTTCGAGAGCTGGTCCCACTCGAGGTCCTGCGCGCGCAGGACGAGGCGCGCGTAGGGGCAGCCCGAGCGCTCGCCGACTTCCTTGAGGCGCTGGGAGTTCGACGAGTTCGAGGAGCCGACGACGATCAGCGCGTCGACGATCGGCGCGATCCGCTTTACCGCCTCCTGGCGGTTGGTCGTCGCATAGCAGATGTCTTCTTTCTGCGGGCCGACGATCATCGGGAAGCGCTCGTGCAGCTTGTCGACCATCTGCTTGGTGTCGTCGAGCGACAGCGTGGTCTGCGTGACGTAGGCGAGGTTGGCCTCGTCGCGGACCTGCACAGTGTCGATGTCCTCCGGGTGCTGGACGAGGATGATCGAGCCCTCGGGCAGCTGGCCCAGCGTGCCGACGACCTCGGGGTGGCCGGCATGGCCGACGAGCAGGATCTGGCGGCCGCGCTTGAAGTGGATCTGCGCCTCGCGATGCACCTTGGTGACCAGCGGGCACGTCGCGTCGATCGCGTGAAAATTGCGCCGCCCCGCCTCGGCGGGAATCGACTTCGGCACGCCGTGCGCGGAAAAGATCACCGGCTGCTGCGTGTCCGGCACCTCGGAGAGCTCCTCGACGAAGATCGCGCCTTTCGCCTTCAGCCCCTCGACGACGTACTTGTTGTGGACGATCTCGTGGCGCACGTAGACCGGCGCGCCGTAGAGCCGCAGCGCCTGCTCCACCGCGTCGATCGCTCGCACCACGCCGGCGCAGAAGCCGCGCGGCGCGCACAGGAAGATGCGCAGCTTGGGCTTCGCAGAAGCCTCGCCCGGCTTCGCGTCGAGGACAGTTGCGTCGGTCATGATCGCTCCGCGGGGCCTGAACGTTTGTCCGGGTATTGAGGTTGGGGCCCCGGGTGTCAAGGTTGCGCACCCTGCCCCACCGGGCGTGCCACGTGAGCGACAGACCCGAACATGCCCGACCTCGCCGACCTCTTCCCCGGCTTCGCCTCGCACTGGATCGACACCGCAGCCGGCCGCTTCTTCGCCCGCGCGGGCGGCAGCGGGCCGCCGCTGCTGCTGCTCCACGGCTATCCGCAAACGCATGTCGAGTGGCACAAGATCGCGCCGCGCCTTGCCGAGCGCTTCACCGTCGTCGCCATGGACCTGCGCGGCTACGGCTGGTCGTCGCTGCCGGTGGGCGCCAACGGCGAGGGCATGGCCAAGCGGGCCCTCGCGCAGGACGCGATCGACGTCATGGAAAAGCTCGGCCACGTGCGCTTCAGCGTCGTCGGCCATGACCGCGGCGGCCGCGTCGCCTATCGCCTCGCCTACGATCATCCCGGGCGGCTCGAGAAGGTTGCCGTCATCGACATCGTGCCGACCTTCGCGATGTTCGACGACATGGGGCAGACCGAGGCGGCGCTGAAGAAGTACCACTGGCTGTTCCTCGCCCAGCCCGCGCCGTTCCCGGAAACGCTGATCGGCGTCAACGCCCGCTACTTCCTCGAGCATGCGCTGGCGAACTGGTCCGCCGCGAAGGATCTCTCCGCCTACGCGCCCGAGGCGCTGGCGCACTACCGCGCCGCCTT
This Beijerinckiaceae bacterium RH AL1 DNA region includes the following protein-coding sequences:
- a CDS encoding hypothetical protein (ID:RHAL1_02746;~conserved protein of unknown function;~source:Prodigal:2.6), encoding MPDKHLVLIPALFCDEALYAPVKAELAKHATVHVIAAPRDTMEESVAAILEQAPESFIVAGTSYGASLAIEVALAAQDRVKGLWIMGSNAGAPDPDQSAGLVQGIESNTEGVIGMLAGVVAHPSNPDAIQTFKDMAARVGPEHAGKQAKSLAAKRSVEAHASTLGMPVLAIWGAEDKISPPGSARGFVADVPNAEWHEIAGCGHLPTLEKPAEVATIAGAWLDKIVA
- a CDS encoding Replicative DNA helicase (fragment) (source:Prodigal:2.6;~ID:RHAL1_02747), with amino-acid sequence MGKTALATNIAFNIAKAYEFRTKPDGAHETVNGGIVGFFSLEMSSEQLATRIIAEQAQVPGYKIRRGDITEHDFHRIAEAAREMQQTPFYIDQTGGISIAQLTARARRLKRQRGLDLLVVDYLQLLSGSKSRGDNRVQELTEITTGLKALAKELNVPVVALSQLSRQVESRDDKRPQLSDLRESGSIEQDADVVIFVYREEYYLKNKQPREGTEEFLAWQQDMERAYGKAEVIIGKQRHGPTGTVELAFEGEYTRFSNLAQDERLPAH
- a CDS encoding hypothetical protein (ID:RHAL1_02748;~source:Prodigal:2.6), giving the protein MPVATPDRPPSRSKALAAMSTAVVSASEKRWKPPS
- the ispH gene encoding 1-hydroxy-2-methyl-2-(E)-butenyl 4-diphosphate reductase, 4Fe-4S protein (ID:RHAL1_02749;~source:Prodigal:2.6), with product MTDATVLDAKPGEASAKPKLRIFLCAPRGFCAGVVRAIDAVEQALRLYGAPVYVRHEIVHNKYVVEGLKAKGAIFVEELSEVPDTQQPVIFSAHGVPKSIPAEAGRRNFHAIDATCPLVTKVHREAQIHFKRGRQILLVGHAGHPEVVGTLGQLPEGSIILVQHPEDIDTVQVRDEANLAYVTQTTLSLDDTKQMVDKLHERFPMIVGPQKEDICYATTNRQEAVKRIAPIVDALIVVGSSNSSNSQRLKEVGERSGCPYARLVLRAQDLEWDQLSKVRTLGITAGASAPEVLVEEIMDAFAERFELEIETVSTADESVFFPLPRELRPATATAG
- a CDS encoding Fluoroacetate dehalogenase (source:Prodigal:2.6;~ID:RHAL1_02750) produces the protein MPDLADLFPGFASHWIDTAAGRFFARAGGSGPPLLLLHGYPQTHVEWHKIAPRLAERFTVVAMDLRGYGWSSLPVGANGEGMAKRALAQDAIDVMEKLGHVRFSVVGHDRGGRVAYRLAYDHPGRLEKVAVIDIVPTFAMFDDMGQTEAALKKYHWLFLAQPAPFPETLIGVNARYFLEHALANWSAAKDLSAYAPEALAHYRAAFEDPTRIAASCEDYRAGALIDRLIDKADLDAGRKIEVPLLALWGDAGLPAAGASPLDVWRQYAHDVQGHAIKSGHFVPEENPDACVEALLAFLA